One stretch of Dehalococcoidales bacterium DNA includes these proteins:
- a CDS encoding DUF5679 domain-containing protein, which translates to MKCRSKKEMKDPKSITMKNGKPAAQGICPSCGTKMFRIGK; encoded by the coding sequence ATGAAATGCCGATCGAAGAAGGAAATGAAGGATCCCAAGAGCATTACCATGAAGAATGGTAAACCTGCTGCCCAAGGGATTTGTCCTAGTTGCGGCACCAAGATGTTTAGAATTGGTAAGTAA